In Deinococcus proteolyticus MRP, a single genomic region encodes these proteins:
- a CDS encoding tRNA (cytidine(34)-2'-O)-methyltransferase, giving the protein MEAPGPLLHVVLFEPEKAGNVGNVARTCAVLGAALHLIRPYGFHLGDREFRRAVMDYLQGVELHQHDSWTAFQSALPQTARVWAFSTHAQQYHTQAGFQRGDYLLLGPESRGLPAWLREPLPTLKLPQPGTGRSLNLSVAAGVAAFEAARQIEGW; this is encoded by the coding sequence ATGGAAGCGCCCGGTCCCCTGCTGCACGTGGTGCTGTTTGAGCCGGAAAAGGCCGGCAACGTGGGCAACGTGGCCCGCACCTGCGCGGTGCTGGGCGCAGCGCTGCACCTGATTCGGCCCTACGGCTTCCACCTGGGCGACCGCGAGTTTCGCCGCGCCGTGATGGATTACCTGCAGGGGGTGGAGCTGCACCAGCATGACAGCTGGACCGCGTTTCAATCGGCACTGCCGCAGACGGCGCGGGTTTGGGCGTTCTCCACGCACGCCCAGCAGTACCATACGCAGGCCGGCTTTCAGCGCGGTGACTACCTGTTGCTGGGCCCCGAGTCACGCGGCCTGCCTGCCTGGCTGCGAGAGCCGCTGCCCACGCTCAAGCTGCCGCAGCCGGGAACTGGGCGCAGCCTGAACCTCAGCGTGGCGGCGGGCGTAGCAGCCTTCGAGGCGGCCCGGCAGATTGAGGGCTGGTAG
- a CDS encoding ArsR/SmtB family transcription factor, which yields MNQPIHQYKAKFFKALAHPLRLAILDVLRDGEKTVTQLQELTGGEQASISQHLAVLRTNHFVTYRKEGTLAYYRNEDPDVYLFLDLGRQVYEQQLERQQAQLEERRRR from the coding sequence ATGAACCAACCCATTCACCAGTACAAGGCCAAGTTCTTCAAGGCGTTGGCTCATCCGCTGCGCCTGGCGATTCTTGATGTCCTGCGCGACGGAGAAAAGACCGTGACCCAGCTTCAGGAGCTGACCGGCGGCGAGCAGGCCAGCATCAGCCAGCACCTTGCCGTGCTGCGCACCAATCACTTTGTCACCTACCGCAAGGAAGGCACGCTGGCCTATTACCGCAACGAAGACCCGGACGTCTACCTCTTTTTGGACCTGGGCCGGCAGGTGTACGAGCAGCAGCTGGAGCGCCAGCAGGCCCAGTTGGAGGAGCGCCGCCGCCGCTGA
- the ispF gene encoding 2-C-methyl-D-erythritol 2,4-cyclodiphosphate synthase: MTASLPFRVGYGEDAHRLSAGRLLVLGGVTVPAERGAEAHSDGDVILHTLADALLSGVAAGDIGQYFPDTDAAWKGLDSAHILKRALEVVRERGYLPGNLALVVTLDRPKLGPLRADIAANVARLCGLNPAEVGLSFKTSEGLAPDHVQARATVLLVRAGD, encoded by the coding sequence ATGACTGCTTCACTTCCTTTCCGCGTCGGCTACGGCGAAGATGCCCACCGCCTGAGCGCCGGGCGGTTGCTCGTGCTGGGTGGCGTGACCGTGCCTGCCGAGCGCGGTGCCGAGGCTCACAGCGACGGCGACGTGATTCTGCACACCCTGGCCGACGCCCTGCTGAGCGGCGTGGCGGCGGGCGACATCGGCCAGTACTTCCCCGACACCGACGCGGCCTGGAAAGGGTTGGACTCGGCCCACATCCTCAAGCGGGCGCTGGAAGTGGTGCGGGAGCGCGGTTACCTGCCCGGCAACCTGGCGCTGGTGGTCACACTCGACCGGCCCAAGCTGGGGCCGCTGCGGGCCGACATCGCCGCGAACGTGGCGCGGCTGTGCGGCCTGAACCCGGCCGAGGTGGGCCTCAGCTTCAAGACCTCCGAGGGCCTGGCCCCGGACCACGTGCAGGCGCGGGCCACCGTGCTGCTGGTGCGCGCCGGTGACTGA
- the glyA gene encoding serine hydroxymethyltransferase translates to MTTPLEQKDQTVFDLIQQEAERQRLGLELIASENFTSAAVREAVGSIATNKYAEGYPGKRWYGGCEVIDKIEQLAIDRACELFGAAWANVQPHSGSSANIAVYAALLEEGDTVMGMDLSHGGHLTHGSPVNFSGKRFNIVGYRVDEETERLDMEAVRALALEHRPKMIIAGASAYSRQIDFAAFRAIADEVGAYLFADIAHIAGLVAAGLHPNPVPHAHIVATTTHKTLRGPRSGLLLSNDPELGAKIDRAIFPGHQGGPLEHVIAGKAVAFGEALQPAFKDYAAQIIKNAQALAAAMEARGYRIVTGGTDNHMFLADLRPQGLNGTKATQALDANFITISKSTLPFDTEKILHGGGIRIGTPAVTTRGMKESDMDRVADLIDRALKGEDVKEEVHAFAGQFPMP, encoded by the coding sequence ATGACCACGCCATTAGAGCAGAAGGACCAAACCGTCTTCGACCTGATTCAGCAGGAAGCCGAGCGCCAGCGCCTGGGGCTGGAACTGATCGCCTCCGAGAACTTCACCTCGGCAGCAGTGCGTGAGGCGGTCGGCAGCATCGCCACCAACAAGTACGCCGAGGGCTACCCCGGCAAGCGCTGGTACGGCGGCTGCGAAGTGATTGACAAGATCGAGCAGCTCGCCATTGACCGGGCCTGCGAACTGTTCGGCGCCGCCTGGGCCAACGTGCAGCCGCACTCGGGGTCCAGCGCCAACATCGCCGTGTACGCCGCGCTGCTCGAAGAGGGAGACACCGTGATGGGCATGGACCTCAGCCACGGTGGGCACCTGACCCACGGCAGCCCGGTGAACTTCAGCGGCAAGCGTTTCAACATCGTGGGCTACCGGGTGGACGAGGAAACCGAGCGCCTGGACATGGAAGCGGTGCGCGCCCTGGCCCTGGAGCACAGGCCCAAGATGATCATCGCCGGGGCCAGCGCCTACAGCCGCCAGATCGACTTTGCGGCGTTCCGCGCCATTGCGGACGAGGTCGGCGCGTACCTGTTCGCGGACATCGCTCACATCGCCGGACTGGTGGCCGCCGGGCTGCACCCCAATCCGGTCCCCCACGCCCACATCGTGGCGACCACCACCCACAAGACCCTGCGCGGCCCCCGCTCGGGCCTGCTGCTGTCCAACGACCCCGAGCTGGGTGCCAAAATCGACCGCGCCATTTTCCCCGGCCACCAGGGCGGCCCCCTGGAGCACGTGATTGCCGGCAAGGCCGTGGCCTTCGGTGAAGCGCTCCAGCCCGCTTTCAAGGACTACGCCGCGCAAATCATCAAGAATGCTCAGGCGCTGGCTGCCGCTATGGAAGCGCGTGGCTACCGCATCGTGACCGGCGGCACCGACAACCACATGTTCCTGGCAGACCTGCGCCCCCAGGGCCTGAACGGCACCAAGGCCACGCAGGCGCTGGACGCCAACTTTATTACCATCTCCAAGTCCACCCTGCCCTTTGATACCGAGAAAATCCTGCACGGCGGCGGTATCCGTATCGGCACGCCCGCAGTGACCACCCGCGGCATGAAAGAAAGCGACATGGACCGGGTGGCCGACCTGATTGACCGCGCCCTGAAGGGTGAAGACGTGAAGGAAGAAGTCCACGCCTTCGCCGGTCAGTTCCCGATGCCATAA
- a CDS encoding roadblock/LC7 domain-containing protein: MTGSKQEQLQAIISDLRSAIPDLRGAMIATVDGLPIAQLFTDNTDGNRVAAMAATALGLGKRINDTLGTGDLSEMSVAGLDGQVYIYAAGRKGVLAVVAPSGMNIGLLNMEARDAASRVTAVL, encoded by the coding sequence ATGACCGGAAGTAAACAGGAACAGCTGCAAGCCATCATCTCCGACCTGCGGAGCGCCATTCCCGACCTGCGCGGCGCCATGATCGCCACCGTGGACGGCCTCCCCATCGCCCAACTCTTTACCGACAACACCGACGGCAACCGCGTCGCCGCCATGGCGGCAACCGCCCTGGGTCTGGGCAAGCGCATCAACGACACCCTGGGCACCGGCGACCTCAGCGAAATGAGCGTGGCGGGTCTGGACGGCCAGGTCTACATCTACGCCGCAGGACGCAAAGGCGTGCTGGCTGTGGTGGCCCCCAGCGGCATGAACATCGGCCTGCTGAACATGGAAGCCCGTGACGCCGCTTCCCGCGTGACCGCGGTTCTGTAA
- a CDS encoding putative immunity protein, producing the protein MSLTMSISLTEQQALARWAADCAQEVLALCAEAASGDPAPDQAVQAARCWAAGELDMSAARQRALAAHAAARRWGEGSTGRAAQFAARSAGHAAATAHVGTHAQHAAIYALKAWGALGHHVPAEQQRLIARLAPELRPLVPRLLDYGRGPG; encoded by the coding sequence ATGTCCCTGACCATGTCCATATCCCTGACCGAGCAGCAGGCGCTGGCCCGCTGGGCGGCCGACTGCGCCCAGGAGGTGCTGGCGCTGTGCGCCGAGGCTGCCTCCGGCGACCCGGCCCCGGACCAGGCAGTGCAAGCGGCTCGGTGCTGGGCGGCCGGAGAACTGGACATGTCCGCTGCCCGGCAGCGAGCACTGGCGGCCCATGCAGCGGCACGCCGCTGGGGAGAGGGCAGCACGGGCCGCGCCGCGCAGTTCGCCGCCCGCTCGGCCGGGCACGCTGCCGCCACGGCCCACGTGGGCACGCACGCGCAGCACGCTGCCATCTACGCTCTCAAGGCCTGGGGAGCGCTCGGCCACCATGTCCCGGCCGAGCAGCAACGCCTGATTGCCCGCCTGGCCCCTGAACTGCGCCCGCTGGTGCCCCGGCTGCTGGACTACGGGCGCGGCCCCGGCTAA
- the rpoZ gene encoding DNA-directed RNA polymerase subunit omega produces MAEKNIDRMLEMTDSKYRLSVITAKRALQLSAGAPSVLPAEQKAKIHNVVTLAMRELATGQLTTGQELIDEQRFFQDYQRQRQIELQKQLTAERERERD; encoded by the coding sequence ATGGCAGAGAAGAATATTGACCGCATGTTGGAAATGACGGACAGCAAGTACCGCCTGTCGGTAATTACCGCCAAACGTGCCCTGCAGCTGAGTGCCGGTGCCCCCAGCGTGCTGCCGGCCGAGCAGAAAGCCAAAATTCACAACGTGGTGACCCTGGCCATGCGCGAACTGGCCACCGGCCAGCTGACCACCGGCCAGGAGCTGATTGACGAGCAGCGCTTTTTTCAGGACTATCAGCGCCAGCGCCAGATTGAACTGCAAAAGCAGCTGACCGCCGAGCGCGAACGCGAACGCGACTGA